Proteins encoded in a region of the Drosophila sechellia strain sech25 chromosome 2L, ASM438219v1, whole genome shotgun sequence genome:
- the LOC6614646 gene encoding LIM/homeobox protein Lhx4 isoform X4 yields the protein MELLKLMMFKSDFLSNGKCDDRVPPINLSQLPEFLLSTIPKCGGCHELILDRFILKVLERTWHAKCLQCSECHGQLNDKCFARNGQLFCKEDFFKRYGTKCSACDMGIPPTQVVRRAQDNVYHLQCFLCAMCSRTLNTGDEFYLMEDRKLICKRDYEEAKAKGLYLDGSLDGDQPNKRPRTTITAKQLETLKTAYNNSPKPARHVREQLSQDTGLDMRVVQVWFQNRRAKEKRLKKDAGRTRWSQYFRSMKGNCSPRTDKFLDKDELKVDYDSFSHHDLSNDSYSTVNLGLDEGASPHSIRGSYMHGSSSPSQYPPSSRSPPPVGQGHTFGSYPDNIVYTNIDQAVGSSLHASKAHHRLHSSNNVSDLSNDSSPDQGYPDFPPSPDSWLGDSGSTNTTSANNNANNNSSHNNNNSSGGGSGGVSVSTAPNPSAPGVHY from the exons ATGGAACTTTTGAAGCTAATGATGTTCAAAAGTGACTTCCTGTCCAATGGCAAATGTGACGATCGCGTACCGCCGATTAACCTGAGTCAATTGCCAGAGTTTTTGCTAT CCACAATCCCGAAATGCGGTGGCTGCCACGAGCTGATCCTCGACCGCTTCATCCTCAAAGTGCTGGAGAGGACGTGGCACGCCAAGTGCCTGCAGTGCAGCGAGTGCCATGGCCAGTTGAACGACAAGTGCTTCGCGCGGAATGGCCAGCTCTTCTGCAAGGAGGACTTCTTCAA ACGTTACGGTACAAAGTGTTCCGCTTGTGATATGGGCATTCCGCCCACGCAGGTGGTGCGTCGGGCGCAGGACAACGTCTACCATCTGCAGTGCTTCCTGTGCGCCATGTGCTCCCGCACCCTTAACACCGGCGACGAGTTCTACCTAATGGAGGATCGCAAGCTGATCTGCAAGCGGGATTACGAGGAGGCCAAGGCCAAGG GACTCTATCTGGATGGCTCCTTGGACGGCGATCAGCCGAATAAGCGACCGCGCACCACCATCACCGCCAAGCAGCTGGAGACCCTGAAAACGGCCTACAATAACAGCCCCAAACCCGCCCGCCATGTACGTGAGCAGCTTTCGCAGGACACGGGCCTGGACATGCGGGTGGTGCAGGTCTGGTTCCAGAACAG GCGGGCCAAGGAGAAGCGACTGAAAAAGGACGCGGGCCGCACGCGCTGGAGCCAGTACTTCCGCTCGATGAAGGGCAACTGCTCGCCGCGCACCGACAAATTCCTCGACAAGGATGAGCTGAAGGTTGACTACGACAGCTTCAGTCACCACG ATCTGAGCAACGACAGCTATAGCACCGTCAATTTGGGCCTGGACGAGGGCGCCTCGCCGCACAGCATCCGCGGATCCTACATGCACGGCAGTTCGAGTCCGTCGCAGTATCCGCCGAGCAGTCGCTCGCCGCCGCCAGTTGGCCAGGGCCACACGTTCGGCTCCTATCCGGACAACATTGTCTACACCAACATAG ATCAAGCGGTTGGGTCTAGTTTGCATGCCAGCAAGGCGCACCACCGCCTCCACAGTAGCAACAACGTCTCCGATCTGAGCAACGATTCCAGTCCCGATCAGGGATACCCCGACTTTCCGCCCAGCCCCGACTCCTGGCTGGGCGATTCGGGCAGCACCAACACGACCAGCGCCAACAACAATgcgaacaacaacagcagccacaacaacaacaacagcagtggCGGCGGGAGCGGCGGGGTGAGCGTCAGTACCGCCCCCAATCCGTCGGCGCCCGGCGTACATTACTGA
- the LOC6614642 gene encoding insulin-like peptide receptor: MHCGNMLLAVGLMLLALYGPCAESKTEHECTSIDIRNECKNMHLLDNCTVVTGYVMITLITIEQRCNFSEYSYPLLTEITEFMIFTDVRGLVNITEMFPHLTVIRGRRLFLNYALGVTNMHELEQLAFPKLVAIQRGQVYIGSCPKLCSIARVNWDLLTLTRGENNIIMVNKNCSTPACSGCSSSHCWSNHYCQRSVNENVANPKGNINACHEECLGGCKNNSSSPADCSVCRGLSDDGVCVKSCPKDKYVMENYQRCYTKAECVLKHGYVISGTQCVAFCPSGYKTNNRSECVLCSPDEACISFCTPEWPGKAFTVYNLADAENLRGCQIFNGSLVITIRNKVNETQLYQSFTSMREVRGHVKVYRSFHLRSLQFLRNLERVHGDPLENRHYSFILYDNKELSELWTPSRQLEFMEGGIFMHRNNKLCNRRMREFQNAVTHDRALDSLQTNDQEVQCSPSKLQLNVQKRTHRSVKLSWLKSQTSQKIEVIHRPLLPGKLYHEESELEAPICTRINWKRRLLFPDDLIENGTHYLFDLDNLQPDTRYAVLLRTFGNDEAHEAYEARSELTYVQTELDIPKPPLLELVKKTDSSLTVRMASHDHVSFLLTVFELSDDQAYIEQRNYCHQPSYVWQDMDGPRWMAYEDYDDCCAQKAEQLEDSRFIADMREQYRCTLDDRKQCRRQAHTEVSLPQLRLPGNTTEYELKALHRYRLYALQLQACNQLGCSSHTTLYGRTNYTISADLLTQQYACHIPEMDKYIMRFDEPKKPNGLVTNYVIHFRNNFSQTHVGCVTRMDHQSAGYMYVKQINITFTECAVRVHSLAGDVMTPYMPISLCSDEDRLQAFHSREAKELSPEITDMPATASHGRGISIFLICFLFGCSVSLVWVLYKRRCWRKLPELRRYVPVREQWLRDRQQTEDREILVDGFETVRFQNNNNSQADDYPM; encoded by the exons ATGCACTGCGGCAACATGCTGCTGGCCGTCGGCCTCATGTTGCTGGCGCTATATGGCCCCTGCGCCGAATCCAAAACGGAGCACGAGTGCACCAGCATCGACATCCGAAACGAGTGCAAGAACATGCATCTGCTGGACAACTGCACCGTGGTCACCGGATACGTGATGATCACGCTGATCACCATCGAACAGCGCTGTAACTTCTCGGAGTACTCATACCCGCTGCTCACCGAGATCACAGAGTTCATGATCTTCACCGACGTGCGCGGCCTGGTCAACATCACCGAGATGTTCCCGCACCTGACCGTCATTCGAGGTCGTCGGCTGTTCCTCAACTACGCGCTCGGCGTGACCAACATGCACGAGCTGGAACAG CTGGCCTTTCCCAAATTGGTGGCCATTCAACGAGGACAAGTCTACATCGGCAGCTGCCCCAAGCTCTGCAGCATCGCCCGGGTTAATTGGGATCTGCTGACGCTCACTAGAGGCGAGAACAACATCATAATGGTCAATAAAAACTGCAGCACACCGGCTTGCTCTGGATGCAGTTCCTCGCACTGCTGGTCGAATCACTACTGCCAACGATCCGTCAACGAAAATGTCGCCAATCCGAAGGG CAACATAAACGCATGCCACGAGGAGTGCTTGGGTGGCTGCAAGAACAACTCATCATCCCCAGCTGACTGCAGCGTCTGCCGCGGACTCAGTGATGATGGTGTCTGCGTGAAGAGCTGTCCTAAGGACAA GTACGTCATGGAGAACTATCAGCGCTGCTATACGAAGGCCGAGTGTGTGCTAAAGCACGGCTATGTTATTTCCGGAACACAGTGCGTGGCTTTCTGTCCCAGCGGCTACAAGACGAACAACCGTTCGGAGTGCGTGCTCTGTAGCCCCGATGAGGCTTGTATCAGCTTCTGCACGCCGGAGTGGCCAGGAAAAGCGTTTACCGTATACAATCTGGCTGATGCCGAGAATTTGCGTGGCTGTCAGATCTTCAATGGCAGCCTGGTCATCACAATCCGCAACAAGGTGAACGAGACGCAGTTGTACCAGAGCTTCACTAGTATGCGCGAGGTTCGGGGGCATGTAAAAGTCTATCG TTCCTTCCACCTAAGAAGCTTGCAATTCTTGAGAAATTTGGAGCGCGTTCACGGTGATCCCCTAGAGAATCGCCACTACTCCTTCATACTTTATGACAACAAGGAGCTGTCCGAGTTGTGGACACCCTCGCGGCAACTGGAGTTCATGGAGGGCGGCATATTCATGCATCGCAACAACAAACTGTGCAACCGGAGGATGCGAGAGTTCCAAAACGCTGTGACCCATGATAGAGCCCTGGACTCCCTGCAGACCAACGACCAGGAGGTGCAGTGCAGCCCCTCGAAATTGCAGCTAAATGTGCAG aaACGAACCCATCGGTCTGTGAAGCTAAGCTGGCTCAAGTCACAAACAAGCCAGAAGATTGAGGTGATCCACCGACCTTTATTGCCGGGGAAACTATACCACGAAGAAAGTGAACTGGAAGCGCCCATATGTACACGAATCAACTGGAAACGGCGCCTCCTCTTCCCTGACGATCTGATCGAAAATGGCACACACTATCTTTTCGACTTGGATAATCTTCAACCGGACACACGGTATGCCGTCCTGCTGCGTACTTTCGGTAATGATGAGGCGCATGAGGCGTATGAGGCACGCAGCGAATTGACCTACGTGCAGACGGAGCTGGACATTCCGAAGCCTCCGTTGCTGGAGCTGGTCAAGAAGACGGATAGCTCGCTGACGGTTCGAATGGCCAGTCACGACCATGTTAGCTTTCTTCTTACGGTCTTCGAATTGAGCGATGATCAGGCGTATATAGAGCAGAGGAACTACTGCCACCAGCCGTCGTACGTGTGGCAGGACATGGACGGCCCCAGGTGGATGGCGTACGAGGACTACGACGACTGCTGTGCCCAGAAGGCCGAGCAGTTGGAGGACTCTCGATTCATTGCGGACATGAGGGAGCAATATCGCTGCACCCTTGATGATCGCAAGCAGTGCCGACGACAGGCACATACAGAGGTCTCGCTTCCACAGCTTCGGCTGCCGGGAAACACCACGGAGTACGAGCTTAAGGCGCTGCATCGCTATCGCCTGTATGCGCTTCAGCTGCAAGCCTGCAATCAACTGGGATGCAGCAGCCACACAACGCTCTACGGACGAACGAACTATACAATAAGTGCCGATCTTCTCACCCAACAGTATGCCTGCCATATTCCGGAAATGGACAAGTACATTATGCGCTTCGACGAGCCTAAGAAGCCCAATGGCCTGGTGACCAACTACGTAATTCACTTTCGCAACAACTTCTCGCAGACACACGTCGGGTGTGTAACGCGAATGGATCACCAGAGTGCCGGCTACATGTACGTGAAGCAGATAAACATCACTTTCACCGAGTGCGCTGTGCGGGTTCATTCCCTGGCCGGGGATGTGATGACGCCCTACATGCCAATCAGCCTGTGCAGCGACGAGGACCGTCTACAGGCGTTTCACAGCAGGGAGGCCAAGGAACTTTCGCCAGAAATCACAGACATGCCAGCAACAGCGTCACATGGCCGTGGCATTAGCATATTCCTGATCTGCTTCCTGTTTGGGTGCAGTGTATCGCTGGTTTGGGTTCTTTACAAGCGGCGATGTTGGAGGAAGTTGCCGGAACTCCGGCGATATGTGCCCGTGCGGGAGCAGTGGCTGCGGGACCGACAACAAACTGAGGATCGCGAAATCCTGGTCGACGGTTTTGAGACAGTTCGTTttcagaacaacaacaacagccaggCGGACGATTATCCCATGTAA
- the LOC6614646 gene encoding LIM/homeobox protein Lhx4 isoform X3 gives MELLKLMMFKSDFLSNGKCDDRVPPINLSQLPEFLLSTIPKCGGCHELILDRFILKVLERTWHAKCLQCSECHGQLNDKCFARNGQLFCKEDFFKSNRRYGTKCSACDMGIPPTQVVRRAQDNVYHLQCFLCAMCSRTLNTGDEFYLMEDRKLICKRDYEEAKAKGLYLDGSLDGDQPNKRPRTTITAKQLETLKTAYNNSPKPARHVREQLSQDTGLDMRVVQVWFQNRRAKEKRLKKDAGRTRWSQYFRSMKGNCSPRTDKFLDKDELKVDYDSFSHHDLSNDSYSTVNLGLDEGASPHSIRGSYMHGSSSPSQYPPSSRSPPPVGQGHTFGSYPDNIVYTNIDQAVGSSLHASKAHHRLHSSNNVSDLSNDSSPDQGYPDFPPSPDSWLGDSGSTNTTSANNNANNNSSHNNNNSSGGGSGGVSVSTAPNPSAPGVHY, from the exons ATGGAACTTTTGAAGCTAATGATGTTCAAAAGTGACTTCCTGTCCAATGGCAAATGTGACGATCGCGTACCGCCGATTAACCTGAGTCAATTGCCAGAGTTTTTGCTAT CCACAATCCCGAAATGCGGTGGCTGCCACGAGCTGATCCTCGACCGCTTCATCCTCAAAGTGCTGGAGAGGACGTGGCACGCCAAGTGCCTGCAGTGCAGCGAGTGCCATGGCCAGTTGAACGACAAGTGCTTCGCGCGGAATGGCCAGCTCTTCTGCAAGGAGGACTTCTTCAA GTCGAACAGACGTTACGGTACAAAGTGTTCCGCTTGTGATATGGGCATTCCGCCCACGCAGGTGGTGCGTCGGGCGCAGGACAACGTCTACCATCTGCAGTGCTTCCTGTGCGCCATGTGCTCCCGCACCCTTAACACCGGCGACGAGTTCTACCTAATGGAGGATCGCAAGCTGATCTGCAAGCGGGATTACGAGGAGGCCAAGGCCAAGG GACTCTATCTGGATGGCTCCTTGGACGGCGATCAGCCGAATAAGCGACCGCGCACCACCATCACCGCCAAGCAGCTGGAGACCCTGAAAACGGCCTACAATAACAGCCCCAAACCCGCCCGCCATGTACGTGAGCAGCTTTCGCAGGACACGGGCCTGGACATGCGGGTGGTGCAGGTCTGGTTCCAGAACAG GCGGGCCAAGGAGAAGCGACTGAAAAAGGACGCGGGCCGCACGCGCTGGAGCCAGTACTTCCGCTCGATGAAGGGCAACTGCTCGCCGCGCACCGACAAATTCCTCGACAAGGATGAGCTGAAGGTTGACTACGACAGCTTCAGTCACCACG ATCTGAGCAACGACAGCTATAGCACCGTCAATTTGGGCCTGGACGAGGGCGCCTCGCCGCACAGCATCCGCGGATCCTACATGCACGGCAGTTCGAGTCCGTCGCAGTATCCGCCGAGCAGTCGCTCGCCGCCGCCAGTTGGCCAGGGCCACACGTTCGGCTCCTATCCGGACAACATTGTCTACACCAACATAG ATCAAGCGGTTGGGTCTAGTTTGCATGCCAGCAAGGCGCACCACCGCCTCCACAGTAGCAACAACGTCTCCGATCTGAGCAACGATTCCAGTCCCGATCAGGGATACCCCGACTTTCCGCCCAGCCCCGACTCCTGGCTGGGCGATTCGGGCAGCACCAACACGACCAGCGCCAACAACAATgcgaacaacaacagcagccacaacaacaacaacagcagtggCGGCGGGAGCGGCGGGGTGAGCGTCAGTACCGCCCCCAATCCGTCGGCGCCCGGCGTACATTACTGA
- the LOC6614641 gene encoding uncharacterized protein LOC6614641, which yields MLYRYKDIQIVYFLPKRKHPGKMRRRELQTIQLKLSDLKEYEQAKMERLRSRQQLLTPRTPTPPSDSEVLPATSSSVPAVLLASGKNLDNDADKSEPTTKPSTSST from the coding sequence ATGCTTTATCGATATAAAGATATACAGATTGTATACTTCCTCCCCAAAAGAAAACATCCCGGAAAAATGCGACGCCGCGAACTGCAGACCATCCAGCTGAAGCTGTCCGATCTCAAGGAGTACGAGCAGGCTAAGATGGAGCGCCTGAGGAGCCGCCAACAATTGCTAACTCCCCGGACGCCCACACCCCCTTCCGACAGCGAGGTCCTCCCGGCTACCTCAAGCAGCGTTCCAGCTGTTCTCCTGGCCAGCGGCAAGAACCTGGACAATGACGCAGACAAGTCGGAGCCCACAACCAAGCCCAGCACATCCTCCACCTAG
- the LOC6614643 gene encoding chymotrypsin-like protease CTRL-1 produces MQKFKKMHALRVLLPVLQLLASVRAESGEFEKFLVPVSHGNAEQRSGARSNETTGHSVSARSYYDVVQNAGQTGCSVGTECTPLHDCTALIYEVARSCYYGDKSLYCGGASEELPYVCCPSSPLEKNQVCGKSLVQGHFYKGLGSYPFVARIGFKHVNTGAFAYPCAGAVIARRVILTAAHCALAKADGHRLSSVRVGEYDTSSDPDCANTGFCAPRSVNHAISHVIVHPDYKQGQYHHDIALLVLKTPLNYSVATQPICLQKTRANLVVGKRATIAGWGKMSTSSVRQPEMSHLDVPLTSWDLCLRNYGSTGALESPNSIEGQWMCAGGEGKDVCQGFGGAPLFIQENGIFSQIGIMSFGSDNCGGLRIPSVYTSVAHFSEWIHDNTPPE; encoded by the exons ATGCAAAAGTTTAAGAAAATGCACGCGTTAAGAGTACTTTTACCAGTTTTGCAACTATTGGCAAGCGTTCGAGCGGAATCGGGAGAATTCG AGAAATTTCTGGTGCCCGTGAGCCACGGAAACGCAGAGCAAAGGAGCGGAGCACGGAGCAACGAGACTACTGGACACTCGGTGTCCGCCCGCTCCTACTACGACGTGGTGCAAAACGCCGGACAGACGGGCTGCTCCGTGGGCACCGAGTGCACCCCGCTCCACGACTGCACCGCTCTGATCTACGAGGTGGCCCGGAGCTGCTACTACGGCGACAAGTCGCTCTACTGCGGCGGAGCCAGCGAGGAGCTGCCCTACGTCTGCTGCCCCAGCAGTCCGCTGGAAAAGAACCAGGTGTGCGGCAAGTCCCTGGTCCAAGGGCACTTCTACAAGGGACTGGGCTCCTATCCCTTCGTCGCGCGCATCGGCTTCAAAC aTGTCAACACTGGAGCCTTTGCTTATCCGTGTGCCGGAGCCGTAATTGCCCGCCGGGTCATCCTCACGGCCGCCCATTGCGCTCTGGCCAAGGCCGATGGACACCGACT GTCATCGGTGCGCGTGGGCGAGTACGATACGAGTAGCGATCCGGACTGCGCCAACACCGGATTCTGTGCACCACGGTCGGTCAACCACGCCATCAGCCATGTGATCGTGCATCCCGACTACAAGCAGGGCCAGTATCACCATGACATTGCTCTGCTGGTGCTCAAAACGCCGCTAAACTATTCGG TGGCTACACAGCCCATCTGCCTGCAGAAGACACGCGCCAACCTGGTGGTGGGCAAACGGGCTACCATCGCCGGTTGGGGCAAGATGTCCACGTCGAGTGTCCGCCAGCCGGAGATGTCGCATCTGGACGTGCCGCTGACCAGCTGGGACCTGTGCCTGCGCAACTACGGCTCCACGGGTGCCCTGGAATCGCCCAACTCCATCGAGGGTCAATGGATGTGCGCAGGCGGTGAGGGCAAGGACGTCTGCCAAGGATTCGGCGGAGCACCGCTTTTCATACAAGAGAACGGCATCTTTTCACAG ATCGGCATCATGTCCTTTGGATCTGATAACTGCGGCGGTCTGCGCATCCCGAGTGTCTACACATCCGTGGCCCACTTTTCCGAGTGGATTCACGACAACACACCGCCGGAGTAG
- the LOC6614645 gene encoding apoptosis-inducing factor 3, with protein MEENEYIDPVVVCHKLEVQENEMRQVDARGIPSILLVKQSGILRAVGAMCPHRGAPLEKGVLSRNRVRCPWHGACFNLTTGDIENFPGLDSLPCHRVSVDSRGQVLVQVKRSYLLRHSRIKPMASRNWQDQRHFVVVGGGPSGAVCVETLRQEGFTGRLTLVCREKHLPYDRTGIMNLLNTYTKNLALREEQFYKDYGIEMQLGVSAERLNTNCNILHCANGKRFPYDKIYIATGYSAVTPNLPGMHLKNVKTIRDVGDARSIFQMVDKSTKVVCLGSSFMAVEASANLVSRAGSVTLVARQNVPFKSTLGELIGQRILKLLEENKVDLRMSSGIIRILGNSRCEVAAVELLDKSRIACNLLILGTGCQCNTQFLQRSGISINPDGSVDVNDFLQTRVRNVYVGGDIAHAYILGGLPDRVNISHYGLAQYHGRIAALNMSGHIAKLEAIPFFYTVIFGRVFRSAGYGLFRDVVIDGSLEDLQFVAYFLDDNDKVTSVASCGRDPMVAQFAELVSQGKELCRCQIVDPKGRNYWLTKLKL; from the coding sequence ATGGAAGAAAATGAATATATCGATCCTGTTGTCGTGTGCCACAAGCTTGAAGTGCAAGAAAATGAGATGAGGCAAGTGGATGCACGTGGAATACCCAGCATCCTTCTGGTCAAGCAAAGTGGAATCCTGCGGGCGGTTGGTGCCATGTGTCCACATCGTGGAGCTCCCCTTGAGAAGGGCGTTCTGTCCAGGAATCGGGTGCGATGTCCTTGGCACGGAGCTTGTTTCAATCTGACTACTGGTGACATTGAGAACTTTCCAGGACTAGATTCGTTGCCCTGTCATCGAGTTAGTGTCGACTCCAGAGGCCAGGTGCTCGTCCAAGTGAAGCGATCTTATTTACTACGACACTCAAGAATAAAACCAATGGCAAGCCGTAACTGGCAGGACCAACGACACTTTGTGGTGGTGGGAGGTGGTCCTTCAGGTGCTGTCTGTGTGGAGACGCTGCGCCAGGAGGGATTCACTGGTCGCTTGACCCTCGTCTGCCGGGAAAAACATCTGCCCTATGATCGAACAGGGATCATGAACTTGTTGAACACTTATACCAAGAACTTGGCCCTTCGGGAAGAACAGTTCTACAAGGACTACGGCATAGAGATGCAGTTGGGAGTATCCGCTGAAAGGTTGAATACGAATTGCAACATCCTTCATTGCGCTAATGGCAAAAGGTTTCCGTATGACAAAATCTATATAGCAACAGGTTATTCCGCCGTCACACCAAACTTACCCGGAATGCACttgaaaaatgtgaaaaccATTCGGGACGTTGGCGATGCCAGGAGCATATTCCAAATGGTGGACAAATCAACCAAAGTGGTGTGCCTGGGTTCCAGTTTCATGGCTGTGGAGGCTTCGGCCAATCTCGTTTCCAGAGCGGGCAGCGTTACCCTGGTAGCTCGACAAAATGTGCCTTTCAAAAGCACATTGGGTGAGTTGATAGGACAGCGGATACTGAAGCTCCTGGAGGAGAATAAGGTAGATTTGCGCATGAGCAGTGGAATCATCAGGATTTTGGGAAACAGCCGTTGTGAGGTGGCTGCAGTGGAGCTCCTGGATAAGTCGCGAATAGCCTGTAATCTGCTCATTCTCGGCACTGGTTGTCAGTGCAACACACAGTTTCTCCAGCGGAGTGGTATCAGCATCAATCCCGATGGCTCCGTGGATGTCAACGACTTTCTGCAGACTAGAGTACGCAATGTTTATGTGGGCGGGGATATAGCCCATGCATATATCTTGGGTGGGCTTCCAGATCGAGTAAATATAAGCCACTATGGATTGGCGCAATACCACGGACGCATTGCTGCACTGAATATGAGTGGCCACATTGCGAAACTGGAAGCCATTCCCTTTTTCTATACCGTGATCTTCGGCAGGGTCTTTCGCTCCGCAGGATATGGACTTTTCAGGGACGTTGTCATCGACGGAAGTCTCGAGGATCTGCAGTTCGTTGCCTACTTCTTGGATGACAACGACAAGGTGACTTCAGTGGCATCCTGCGGTCGGGATCCCATGGTTGCCCAGTTTGCTGAACTAGTGTCGCAGGGAAAAGAATTGTGTCGGTGTCAGATCGTCGATCCCAAGGGGCGAAATTACTGGTTGACGAAGTTAAAGCTTTAG
- the LOC6614644 gene encoding uncharacterized protein LOC6614644 has protein sequence MCFNVLGVSNLLPDCSIANQVHLYSLLQQLQNQDRRPEEVSDELRDRYNVFRQVLPNYPAPEQPDDDLLIFVDELFQEQPAIWTFTDTILSE, from the coding sequence ATGTGTTTCAATGTACTGGGCGTGAGCAATCTTCTACCCGATTGCAGCATTGCAAACCAGGTCCATCTGTACTCTTTGCTGCAGCAACTCCAGAACCAGGATCGTCGTCCGGAGGAAGTGAGTGACGAGTTGCGGGATCGCTACAACGTATTCCGCCAGGTTTTGCCCAACTACCCGGCACCGGAACAGCCAGACGACGATCTGCTAATATTCGTTGATGAGTTGTTTCAGGAGCAGCCAGCAATATGGACCTTCACAGACACAATCCTGTCTGAATAG